One stretch of Miscanthus floridulus cultivar M001 chromosome 18, ASM1932011v1, whole genome shotgun sequence DNA includes these proteins:
- the LOC136524817 gene encoding uncharacterized protein, whose protein sequence is MAYAAELPYANDPNQKSKPAAAAPVAPTRRVRWTTVAILVFLGLNLALCVRRVHGDGHGAVAFVVVSHLNLALLLCALHRFEVAPHGSPARGRARLAVWLLTTTLTAAFTSKIGEVMPLGLAVVAWVLAAATVGGGFYALFLHDDDDEKRSESLIMRDCERDERHLYVLAS, encoded by the coding sequence ATGGCGTATGCGGCGGAGCTCCCCTACGCCAACGATCCCAACCAGAAATCCAAACCCGCGGCCGCGGCGCCGGTGGCCCCCACCCGCCGCGTCCGTTGGACCACCGTGGCGATTCTCGTCTTCCTGGGGCTCAACCTCGCGCTCTGCGTccgccgcgtccacggcgacggcCACGGCGCGGTCGCCTTCGTCGTCGTCTCCCACCTGAACCTGGCCCTGCTCCTCTGCGCGCTCCACCGCTTCGAGGTCGCGCCGCACGGGTCCCCCGCGCGCGGCCGCGCCAGGCTCGCCGTGTGGCTCCTCACTACCACGCTCACCGCCGCCTTCACCTCGAAGATCGGGGAGGTGATGCCACTGGGCCTCGCGGTCGTGGCATGGGTCTtggccgccgccaccgtcggCGGTGGGTTCTACGCTCTGTTTCtccatgatgatgacgatgagaagcgATCTGAATCTCTGATCATGCGAGACTGCGAGAGGGATGAGAGACATCTCTATGTTCTTGCTTCATAg